Sequence from the Microbulbifer pacificus genome:
ATTTGCCGTATTGGAATAGCCATAATGAACATCACAAAAATGTTTGATTGCATAGGTGAATGATTTAAAAGCATACTCTTCACCCTTTTTGAATAACAAACCGCAAGTAGCAAAATCTCGTACACTTCCAAAGTCTAAAGATCCAATTGGTTTCGTATCCAACTTGAAGAACGGTCGATTCGTTGCCATTAATTCTTCACGAGTAGCAACGGAATTTTCCATGTTATCTTCAATGAAATTCATTCGCTTTGTAACAAATGCAGAACGTCCTGAAGGATTATAAACCAATTTTTTATACTCTTTCATTACTTTGTTAAACAATCTCTTACCACGTTTATTTAAAGGTTGTTGAAGAGCAGGATTTGCTTTTGTCCACTTTTCCGGATTATCCATTTCCGCTATATCATCTAATTCGCAAATGTATGGAAAAACACCAGAAAACTCAATTAGTCCGTTTAGAATATCTTCACATTCACGATACTTAATATCAAAGAACCCTTCTCGTATAAAACCTTTTGTACCAATAAAAAACTGTCTACCGCAGTCCACTTTTCCTAGACCACCGGAAAATACATCGACTACCTCAGTACCTTCCATCTCGTGGTATTCATCATAGATAACAGCACCTTCTCGCCCGCCATCTTTTGTCTTTGCGTTACTTGTTTTATACTTAATTGAACTTTGTGTATCATGGCAAGTAATGCTACTCTTATAAGCTTCAAAAGTTTCTTTAAGTGTTTCATTTTCAACATTTGTGATTGTATCATAGCATTCTTGAAAACTTGTCTTAGCCTGGTCTTCACTATTAGCCACAATCGAAATATGATATTTATCTATTCCATGTAAAGGACTGATAAA
This genomic interval carries:
- a CDS encoding terminase large subunit domain-containing protein, with the translated sequence MLNNQYVEEYIKKWKCGKIVLNKKRILLLGLIEKEILPRDDLYYFDEEQINNYIEFSETWYFELDEWEMFIAPFIFLFRKEDDEPVFDEFVINMGRGGGKNGFITTLANYFISPLHGIDKYHISIVANSEDQAKTSFQECYDTITNVENETLKETFEAYKSSITCHDTQSSIKYKTSNAKTKDGGREGAVIYDEYHEMEGTEVVDVFSGGLGKVDCGRQFFIGTKGFIREGFFDIKYRECEDILNGLIEFSGVFPYICELDDIAEMDNPEKWTKANPALQQPLNKRGKRLFNKVMKEYKKLVYNPSGRSAFVTKRMNFIEDNMENSVATREELMATNRPFFKLDTKPIGSLDFGSVRDFATCGLLFKKGEEYAFKSFTYAIKHFCDVHYGYSNTANDFGTEKKAPIKKWEKDGLMKVVDEPSLNPMHIVNWFVEMREKYGVEKIIADNYKLDILRPLLEAEGFEVEPIRRPSSIHPLLAPRVEDGFANHKFIFGDNPLMRWFTNNVFVKETQAGKIFEKKEAVKRKTDGFQAFVHALYRATELEDEVDMDETFDALDALVF